Proteins encoded within one genomic window of Saccharopolyspora pogona:
- a CDS encoding DUF58 domain-containing protein has translation MLSGLTIRGRCLLAAGAAACICALVLDERDLLRVSAFVIALPLLALLLSSRIRFGIAARRQVVPPRIPVGSEATVQLHVTGSGRLPVDGLVLEDNTPHALGGRPRFRLDAVPRHGGTLLEYEVTPTLRGIHHIGPLRTRIGDPFGLSEFERELADRSRLVAVPKVFPLTGLPAGSGLGTGDDGTTRLRSGHGEDDAMVRQYRHGDDIRRVHWKSTARRDELMVRVEERPWHGGVTVLLDRRSAAHRGSGAGSSVEWAISAVASICLHLHRSGQQVRLVTEDGHVLAGGAGPSDGGHDDDAVLDSLAAVRSSPQRDLVATRDPGGGHELIAVLGETTTAAVTELTKLRPQETRSLALLLDVGAWNGDNGGGFDPRQTARRLRAAGWTVVIVGGPRASIAEGWQRLCRETTAPESEVVT, from the coding sequence GTGCTCTCCGGGCTGACCATCCGCGGGCGCTGCCTGTTGGCAGCGGGCGCGGCCGCCTGCATCTGCGCTCTCGTGCTGGACGAACGGGATCTGCTGCGCGTGTCGGCGTTCGTGATCGCGCTGCCGCTGCTGGCGCTGCTGCTGTCCAGCCGCATCCGGTTCGGCATCGCCGCCCGCCGGCAAGTGGTGCCGCCGCGGATCCCGGTCGGCTCCGAGGCCACCGTCCAGCTGCACGTCACCGGCAGTGGACGGCTCCCGGTCGATGGTTTGGTGCTGGAGGACAACACCCCGCACGCGCTCGGCGGGCGGCCGCGGTTCCGGCTGGACGCGGTGCCCCGGCACGGCGGCACGCTCCTGGAGTACGAGGTGACGCCGACGCTGCGCGGCATCCACCACATCGGGCCGCTGCGCACCCGGATCGGCGATCCGTTCGGGCTTTCCGAGTTCGAGCGGGAGCTCGCCGACCGCAGCCGCCTGGTGGCCGTGCCGAAGGTCTTCCCGCTCACCGGACTGCCCGCCGGTTCCGGGCTGGGCACCGGCGACGACGGCACTACGCGCCTGCGCTCCGGGCACGGCGAGGACGACGCGATGGTGCGGCAGTACCGGCATGGCGACGACATCCGGCGCGTGCACTGGAAGTCCACCGCGCGCCGCGACGAGCTGATGGTGCGCGTCGAGGAACGCCCCTGGCACGGCGGCGTCACGGTGCTGCTGGACCGGCGGTCGGCCGCGCACCGGGGCAGCGGCGCGGGGAGCAGCGTCGAGTGGGCGATCTCCGCGGTCGCCAGCATCTGCTTGCACCTGCACCGGAGCGGCCAGCAGGTCCGGCTGGTCACCGAGGACGGGCACGTGCTGGCGGGCGGCGCCGGGCCGTCCGACGGCGGGCACGACGACGATGCGGTGCTCGACTCGCTGGCCGCGGTGCGCAGCTCGCCGCAGCGCGACCTGGTGGCCACCCGCGATCCGGGCGGCGGCCACGAGCTCATCGCGGTCCTCGGCGAAACGACCACCGCAGCGGTCACCGAGCTGACCAAGCTCCGTCCACAAGAGACTCGGAGCCTCGCGCTGCTGCTCGACGTCGGGGCCTGGAACGGGGACAACGGCGGAGGTTTCGACCCGCGGCAGACCGCCCGGCGGCTGCGCGCGGCCGGCTGGACCGTGGTCATCGTGGGCGGCCCCCGGGCCTCGATCGCCGAGGGCTGGCAGCGGCTCTGCCGGGAGACCACGGCACCCGAATCGGAGGTCGTGACGTGA
- a CDS encoding AAA family ATPase — MTPKTQLSDAAADAATPSIDQLHSTIQRIAANIEQVLVGKPEVVRVALVTMLAEGHLLVEDVPGVGKTSLAKALARSIDCTVSRIQFTPDLLPSDITGVSIYNRQTESFEFRPGPVFANIVVGDEINRASPKTQSALLECMEENQVTVDGETYPLSAPFMVIATQNPIEMEGTYALPEAQRDRFTTRVSIGYPDAKAELAMVDEHAGHDPLRDLRPVADGGEVQALLRAVRRVHLSTEIRRYVIDLVTATRQLPELRLGASPRSTLQLVRAARAQAALAGREFVVPDDVQAIAVPVLAHRLVLTSEARAARRSASDLVWQLLNRIPVPRGDSDSERR; from the coding sequence GTGACGCCGAAAACCCAGCTGTCCGATGCCGCGGCCGACGCCGCGACGCCGAGCATCGACCAACTGCACAGCACCATCCAGCGCATCGCCGCCAACATCGAGCAGGTGCTGGTCGGCAAGCCCGAGGTGGTGCGGGTCGCGCTGGTCACCATGCTCGCCGAGGGCCACCTGCTGGTCGAGGACGTGCCGGGCGTCGGCAAGACCTCGCTGGCCAAGGCGCTGGCCCGGTCCATCGACTGCACGGTCAGCCGGATCCAGTTCACCCCGGACCTGCTGCCCAGCGATATCACCGGCGTGTCCATCTACAACCGGCAGACCGAGTCCTTCGAGTTCCGGCCCGGCCCGGTGTTCGCCAACATCGTCGTCGGCGACGAGATCAACCGGGCCTCGCCGAAGACCCAGTCGGCGCTGCTGGAGTGCATGGAGGAGAACCAGGTCACCGTCGACGGCGAGACCTACCCGCTCAGCGCCCCGTTCATGGTCATCGCCACCCAGAACCCCATCGAGATGGAGGGCACCTACGCGTTGCCCGAGGCGCAGCGGGACCGCTTCACCACCCGCGTGTCCATCGGCTACCCGGACGCCAAGGCGGAGCTGGCGATGGTGGACGAGCACGCCGGGCACGATCCGCTGCGCGACCTGCGCCCCGTCGCCGACGGCGGCGAGGTGCAGGCCCTGTTGCGGGCCGTGCGCCGGGTGCACCTGTCCACCGAGATCCGGCGCTACGTGATCGACCTGGTCACCGCGACGCGCCAGCTGCCCGAGCTGCGGCTGGGCGCTTCGCCCCGGTCGACCCTGCAGTTGGTCCGCGCCGCCCGGGCGCAGGCCGCGCTGGCCGGACGCGAATTCGTCGTCCCGGACGACGTCCAGGCCATCGCCGTCCCGGTGCTGGCCCACCGGCTGGTGCTGACCAGCGAGGCGCGCGCCGCGCGCCGCTCGGCCTCGGACCTGGTATGGCAGCTGCTCAACCGGATCCCGGTGCCGCGCGGCGACAGCGACAGCGAACGCAGGTAG
- the mraZ gene encoding division/cell wall cluster transcriptional repressor MraZ yields MFLGTHHPKLDDKGRLTLPAKFREALAGGLMVTKGQDHCLYVFPRDEFEQMARKVAEAPFTNEAVRAYQRYLFAGTDEQQPDGQGRISIAAELRRYAGLAKECVVIGAINRLEIWHAERWQSYLDEHEESYAKAQEEVLPGVF; encoded by the coding sequence ATGTTTCTCGGCACCCACCACCCGAAGCTCGACGACAAGGGGCGTCTGACGCTGCCGGCGAAGTTCCGGGAGGCATTGGCGGGGGGGTTGATGGTCACCAAGGGACAGGACCACTGCCTCTACGTCTTCCCGCGCGACGAGTTCGAGCAGATGGCGCGCAAGGTCGCCGAGGCACCGTTCACCAACGAGGCGGTCCGCGCCTACCAGCGGTACCTGTTCGCCGGCACCGACGAGCAGCAGCCCGACGGGCAGGGTCGGATCTCGATCGCGGCGGAGCTGCGGCGCTACGCGGGGCTGGCCAAGGAGTGCGTGGTCATCGGCGCGATCAACCGCCTGGAGATCTGGCACGCGGAGAGGTGGCAGAGCTACCTCGACGAACACGAGGAGAGCTATGCGAAGGCGCAGGAGGAGGTGCTGCCCGGCGTGTTCTGA
- the rsmH gene encoding 16S rRNA (cytosine(1402)-N(4))-methyltransferase RsmH — MRTGTREGGTAVAEQRHDQGGSARDKHVPVLLDRTLELLAPALSREGAVVVDATLGMGGHSEAMLAAHPGLTLVGLDRDPDALRLAGERLAPYASRIHLVHAVYDQWAEVLDDLGMSEVDGALFDLGVSSLQLDETGRGFAYAHDAPLDMRMDPGAPRTAADVLNTYSADELARVLRTYGEEKFAGKIAAAIVRERQKEPFANSARLVQLLYDTVPAASRRTGGHPAKRTFQALRIEVNAELDVLDRALPAALDSLAAGGRIVVMSYHSLEDRMVKRAFTERAKSRTPVDLPVELPGHGPEFRLLTRGAELAGEQEIEANPRAASVRLRAAERIGRGNA, encoded by the coding sequence ATGAGAACGGGCACGCGGGAGGGAGGGACCGCCGTGGCCGAACAGCGGCATGATCAGGGCGGATCCGCCCGCGACAAGCACGTGCCAGTACTGCTCGACCGCACGCTGGAGCTGCTCGCGCCGGCGCTGTCCCGCGAGGGCGCGGTGGTCGTCGACGCCACGCTCGGCATGGGCGGGCACTCGGAGGCGATGCTCGCCGCGCACCCAGGCCTGACCCTGGTCGGCCTGGACCGGGACCCAGACGCCCTGCGGCTGGCCGGTGAGCGCCTGGCGCCGTACGCCTCCCGGATCCACCTGGTGCACGCGGTGTACGACCAGTGGGCGGAGGTGCTCGACGACCTGGGCATGTCCGAAGTGGACGGCGCGCTGTTCGACCTCGGGGTGTCCTCGCTGCAGCTGGACGAGACCGGCCGCGGCTTCGCCTACGCGCACGACGCGCCGCTGGACATGCGGATGGACCCGGGGGCGCCGCGCACCGCCGCGGACGTGCTCAACACCTACAGCGCGGACGAGCTGGCGCGGGTGTTGCGCACCTATGGCGAGGAGAAGTTCGCGGGCAAGATCGCCGCCGCGATCGTCCGGGAACGCCAGAAGGAGCCCTTCGCCAACAGCGCCCGGCTGGTCCAGCTGCTCTACGACACGGTGCCGGCGGCGAGCCGGCGCACCGGCGGACACCCGGCCAAGCGCACGTTCCAGGCGCTGCGCATCGAGGTCAACGCAGAGCTCGACGTGCTGGACCGCGCGCTTCCGGCGGCACTGGATTCGCTGGCCGCCGGCGGTCGGATCGTGGTGATGTCCTACCACTCGCTGGAGGACCGGATGGTCAAGCGGGCCTTCACCGAGCGGGCGAAGTCGCGGACCCCGGTCGACCTGCCGGTGGAACTGCCGGGACACGGACCGGAATTCCGATTGCTCACCAGGGGCGCCGAGCTCGCCGGTGAGCAGGAGATCGAGGCCAACCCCCGGGCCGCGTCGGTGCGGCTGCGGGCCGCGGAGCGGATCGGTCGGGGGAACGCATGA
- a CDS encoding peptidoglycan D,D-transpeptidase FtsI family protein, whose translation MARGATSGIRRRTARTNVAGSNRRLLVGRLLLVIALVLTAGKLIQVQGFEASALSEKAQRQRAASQVIQAERGSFVDRSGNVLAFSGEARQLYANPRLLTKTFDDEHAKDPSKPTAEQYKKEVAHYIPQVTQGKISEQEVLNALFKDVQFTYFGPPIDPSQARLITEKYPHIGADYRGTREYPAGDLGSNIIGAANWRPDEQKLKGQMGLEASLDPLLAGTDGAKVADTAMGSNLVIPGTERELKAAIPGSDVELTIDSDLQFMLQRELADYARQARARSASAVVLDAKTGEIYALANDKTFDPRAGSWGENPGANPAVTTPYEPGSVNKVITAAGAIENGIVRPDTVLQVPGSIKVADRTVGDAWDHGPVPMTFTGVLGKSSNVGTLMVAQQLGEQRFYDLARKFGLGQRTGSGLPGESAGSLPPRESWSGSTFANLPIGQGLSMTVLQMAGMYQAIANDGVRVPPHIIAAEVRPDGTRVERPRPEGVQVVSPETAHTVKDMLRAVVQKAPQPNRGTGPDAALPGYQISGKTGTAQQIDPDCRCYSQSKYWITFAGIVPADNPRFVVGLMLDQPAYGSPEGSSAAPLFHNIGAFLTQRYQIPLSKEQAPFQLLQAG comes from the coding sequence ATGGCCCGTGGGGCGACCAGCGGCATCAGGAGGCGCACCGCGCGGACCAATGTGGCCGGTAGCAACCGGCGGCTGCTCGTCGGCCGGTTGCTGCTGGTGATCGCGCTCGTGCTGACCGCGGGCAAGCTGATCCAGGTGCAGGGGTTCGAGGCCAGTGCGCTGTCCGAGAAGGCGCAGCGGCAGCGGGCGGCCAGCCAGGTCATCCAGGCCGAGCGCGGGTCCTTCGTGGACCGCAGCGGGAACGTGCTGGCGTTCAGCGGTGAAGCGCGGCAGCTCTACGCCAACCCGAGGCTGCTGACCAAGACCTTCGACGACGAGCACGCCAAGGATCCCTCGAAACCCACGGCGGAGCAGTACAAGAAGGAGGTCGCCCACTACATCCCGCAGGTCACTCAGGGGAAGATCTCCGAGCAGGAAGTGCTCAACGCGCTCTTCAAGGACGTTCAGTTCACCTACTTCGGCCCGCCGATCGATCCGAGCCAGGCGCGGCTGATCACCGAGAAATACCCGCACATCGGGGCCGATTACCGGGGGACCCGCGAGTACCCGGCCGGAGACCTGGGCTCGAACATCATCGGTGCGGCGAACTGGCGGCCGGACGAGCAGAAGCTGAAGGGTCAGATGGGCCTGGAGGCCTCGTTGGATCCGCTGCTGGCCGGCACCGACGGGGCGAAGGTCGCCGACACCGCGATGGGGTCGAACCTCGTCATCCCCGGCACCGAGCGGGAATTGAAAGCGGCGATCCCGGGCTCCGACGTGGAGTTGACGATCGACTCGGACCTGCAGTTCATGCTGCAGCGCGAACTAGCCGACTACGCCCGTCAGGCCAGGGCCCGGAGCGCGAGCGCGGTGGTGCTGGACGCCAAGACCGGCGAGATCTACGCGCTGGCCAACGACAAGACCTTCGATCCACGCGCCGGTTCGTGGGGAGAGAACCCCGGCGCCAACCCGGCGGTGACCACGCCCTACGAGCCGGGCTCGGTGAACAAGGTGATCACCGCGGCCGGGGCGATCGAGAACGGCATCGTCAGACCGGACACCGTGCTGCAGGTCCCGGGCTCCATCAAGGTCGCCGACCGGACCGTCGGGGATGCCTGGGACCACGGCCCGGTCCCGATGACCTTCACCGGCGTGCTGGGCAAGTCCTCCAACGTCGGCACCCTGATGGTCGCGCAACAGCTCGGCGAGCAGCGGTTCTACGACCTGGCCCGGAAGTTCGGGTTGGGCCAGCGGACCGGCAGCGGGCTGCCGGGGGAGAGTGCGGGCAGCCTGCCGCCACGCGAGTCCTGGTCCGGGTCGACGTTCGCGAACCTGCCGATCGGCCAAGGCCTTTCGATGACGGTGCTGCAGATGGCGGGCATGTACCAGGCGATCGCCAACGACGGGGTGCGGGTTCCACCGCACATCATCGCCGCGGAGGTCCGGCCGGACGGCACGCGCGTGGAGCGCCCGCGCCCGGAGGGGGTGCAGGTGGTCAGCCCGGAGACGGCGCACACCGTGAAGGACATGCTGCGCGCGGTCGTGCAGAAGGCTCCGCAGCCCAACCGCGGCACCGGTCCGGATGCGGCGCTGCCGGGCTACCAGATCTCTGGCAAGACGGGGACGGCGCAGCAGATCGACCCGGACTGCCGCTGCTACAGCCAGTCGAAGTACTGGATCACCTTCGCCGGGATAGTGCCCGCGGACAACCCGCGCTTCGTGGTGGGGCTGATGCTGGACCAGCCCGCGTACGGCAGCCCCGAGGGGTCTTCGGCGGCGCCGCTGTTCCACAACATCGGCGCGTTCCTCACCCAGCGCTACCAGATCCCGCTGTCCAAGGAGCAGGCCCCGTTCCAGCTCCTCCAGGCCGGCTGA
- a CDS encoding DUF397 domain-containing protein — protein MIGVQVIKQRWRKSSHSNPNGDCVELTSTLDQIRDSKDPNGPTLKVDVPAFVRAVKNGRFDH, from the coding sequence ATGATTGGAGTTCAAGTGATCAAACAACGCTGGCGCAAAAGTAGCCACAGCAACCCTAACGGAGACTGTGTCGAATTAACCTCGACTCTTGACCAAATCCGGGACTCGAAAGACCCGAACGGTCCCACGCTTAAGGTCGATGTTCCTGCGTTCGTTCGCGCCGTGAAGAACGGTCGTTTTGACCACTGA
- a CDS encoding Scr1 family TA system antitoxin-like transcriptional regulator, with translation MDRVATANGPRARALAAALRQARQERNMSIRELGRKLSFDQSNLSKIENCKKVPSVELTARILGALGATPEECERILALARRASEPNWLAVGIPGLPEQLAGAMESEREAKSIVAWSPMTLPGLLQITDFVRALAVANELPKHEIERRVTVRIARREVLTGRDPVRLEALISEVALREPMASPEVMTEQLRHLFTMADQPNIAIRVIPLGVGWHPGAAGPFVLYEFADAPPFVHFEHYSSGAFVTNSDDIEAYRTAIRMISRHALSPADSKRFIAQVIADDWSSSDQTTLAQK, from the coding sequence ATGGATCGCGTGGCTACAGCCAACGGACCGCGCGCCAGAGCGCTAGCCGCTGCTTTGCGTCAAGCTCGCCAGGAACGAAACATGAGTATTCGCGAACTTGGCCGCAAGTTGTCCTTCGACCAATCAAACCTGTCCAAGATCGAAAATTGCAAAAAAGTTCCCAGCGTAGAGCTTACGGCCCGAATTTTGGGCGCTCTAGGAGCTACACCGGAGGAATGCGAGAGGATTCTCGCGCTTGCGCGGAGAGCGAGTGAGCCCAACTGGCTCGCTGTCGGCATACCCGGCCTGCCCGAACAACTGGCAGGCGCGATGGAAAGCGAGCGCGAGGCAAAGTCGATAGTTGCATGGTCACCCATGACCCTGCCTGGACTGCTCCAGATTACCGATTTCGTCCGTGCTCTAGCGGTAGCTAATGAACTGCCCAAGCACGAGATCGAACGCCGAGTCACAGTTCGGATCGCCCGGCGCGAAGTGCTCACCGGTAGAGACCCCGTAAGACTGGAAGCGCTGATTAGCGAAGTAGCGTTGCGGGAGCCTATGGCTTCGCCCGAGGTAATGACCGAGCAACTCCGGCACCTATTTACAATGGCCGATCAGCCTAACATTGCGATTCGGGTCATTCCTCTTGGTGTCGGTTGGCACCCCGGCGCCGCTGGCCCATTTGTTCTTTACGAGTTCGCGGATGCGCCGCCGTTCGTGCACTTTGAACATTATAGCTCTGGCGCATTCGTCACCAACTCCGATGACATTGAGGCGTATCGGACGGCCATTAGAATGATCAGTCGACACGCCCTGAGCCCTGCCGATTCGAAACGATTTATCGCGCAAGTTATTGCAGATGATTGGAGTTCAAGTGATCAAACAACGCTGGCGCAAAAGTAG
- a CDS encoding UDP-N-acetylmuramoyl-L-alanyl-D-glutamate--2,6-diaminopimelate ligase translates to MEIEKLADVIGAHVLRAPGHSAAAAPVTGATLRAQHVRPGDLFAALPGIRVHGADFAQHALDAGAVAVLTDQAGIDRAALIEHPAVREGRVSLLVHDDPRGVLGVASALIYGDPSSRLKVLGVTGTSGKTTTTYLLESALQAAGFGTGLVGTVETRIAGDRLDSAFTTPEAPDLQALLAVMVEHRVTYVPMEVSSHALAMGRVSGTKFAVGAFTNLSQDHLDFHRDLEDYFRAKALLFDGRAEHEVVCIDTEWGERLIKPHTITVSTAGDATWSATDVRAYPTGEQTFTAHGPDDLEMHVRLRLPGPFNVANALLAIGVLHAAGVPTWAIERGLAEVDVPGRMERVALGQDFTAVVDYSHKPGAVAAVLDAARAQVDGKVIVVLGCGGDRDVAKRPLMGEAAARRAELLIVTDDNPRSEDPAGIRAAMLAGAQEVPAGQRGDVIEIGDRRAAIAAAVERAEPGDIVVVAGKGHETGQEVAGVVHPFSDREELAAALRLCLGQRPREPEETDVRRGQGDEEAS, encoded by the coding sequence GTGGAGATCGAGAAGCTCGCCGATGTCATCGGCGCGCATGTGCTTCGCGCCCCAGGTCACAGCGCTGCCGCAGCGCCGGTGACCGGGGCGACCCTGCGTGCTCAGCACGTGCGTCCCGGCGACCTGTTCGCCGCCCTGCCGGGCATCCGCGTGCACGGCGCCGACTTCGCGCAGCACGCGCTGGATGCCGGCGCCGTCGCCGTGCTCACCGACCAGGCCGGGATCGACCGGGCCGCGCTCATCGAGCACCCCGCCGTCCGCGAGGGCCGGGTGTCGCTGCTCGTGCACGACGATCCGCGGGGCGTGCTCGGCGTGGCCTCGGCGTTGATCTACGGCGACCCGTCGAGCCGGTTGAAGGTGCTCGGCGTGACCGGCACCTCCGGGAAGACCACCACCACCTACCTGCTGGAGTCCGCGCTTCAGGCCGCCGGGTTCGGCACCGGGCTCGTCGGCACCGTCGAGACCCGCATCGCCGGCGACCGGCTGGACAGCGCGTTCACCACGCCGGAGGCGCCGGACCTGCAGGCGCTGCTGGCCGTGATGGTCGAGCACCGGGTGACCTACGTGCCGATGGAGGTCTCCAGCCACGCCCTGGCCATGGGCCGGGTCTCCGGCACCAAGTTCGCCGTCGGCGCGTTCACCAACCTGTCCCAGGACCACCTGGACTTCCACCGCGACCTGGAGGACTACTTCCGGGCCAAGGCCCTGCTGTTCGACGGCCGCGCCGAGCACGAGGTCGTCTGCATCGACACCGAGTGGGGCGAGCGGCTGATCAAGCCGCACACCATCACGGTGTCCACCGCGGGCGACGCGACCTGGTCCGCCACCGATGTGCGGGCGTACCCCACCGGGGAGCAGACCTTCACCGCGCACGGGCCCGACGACCTGGAGATGCACGTCCGGCTGCGGCTGCCCGGCCCGTTCAATGTCGCAAACGCACTGCTCGCGATCGGGGTCCTGCACGCCGCTGGGGTGCCCACCTGGGCGATCGAGCGCGGGCTCGCGGAGGTCGACGTGCCGGGCCGCATGGAGCGTGTCGCGCTCGGGCAGGACTTCACCGCTGTGGTGGACTACTCGCACAAGCCCGGAGCGGTGGCCGCGGTGCTCGACGCGGCCCGCGCGCAGGTCGACGGCAAGGTGATCGTCGTCCTCGGTTGCGGAGGCGACCGGGACGTCGCGAAGCGGCCGTTGATGGGCGAGGCGGCCGCCCGCCGGGCCGAGCTGCTGATCGTCACCGACGACAATCCGCGCAGCGAGGACCCGGCCGGCATCCGGGCGGCCATGCTGGCCGGCGCGCAGGAGGTGCCGGCCGGCCAGCGCGGCGACGTGATCGAGATCGGCGACCGCCGCGCGGCCATCGCCGCCGCGGTCGAACGGGCCGAGCCGGGCGACATCGTCGTCGTCGCGGGCAAGGGCCACGAGACGGGGCAGGAGGTGGCGGGTGTGGTGCACCCCTTCTCCGACCGGGAGGAACTCGCCGCCGCGCTGCGTCTATGTTTGGGCCAAAGGCCCAGGGAGCCAGAGGAAACCGATGTTCGTCGGGGGCAGGGCGACGAGGAGGCAAGTTGA
- a CDS encoding UDP-N-acetylmuramoyl-tripeptide--D-alanyl-D-alanine ligase codes for MIRLSLADIAEAVGGRLHRAESSEIVSAGVEFDSRKIEPGGLFVAVPGERVDGHDFAAQAVANGAVGVLAAREVDAPAVIVPRVSGDAAGALALAGDVDGSGAAVLAGLAKLARHVVDRLPQLTVVGVTGSSGKTSTKDLIAQLLEPMGPTVAPPGSFNNELGHPWTVLRADEGTRHLVLELSARGVGHIANLCEVAPPRIGAVLNVGHAHLGEFGSQEAVAQAKGELVEALPADGVAVLNADDPLVAAMADRTKARVVFVGESPGAQVRAADIEVDELARPTFTLVTAQGEARVTLPLFGEHHVGNALTAAAIALELGATVEQVAERLGSVRRVSARRMEVSETPGGVTVVDDAYNANPESVRAALKTLAAMTRGRPGRAWAVLGPMAELGELDVQAHDEIGRLAVRLNIDRLVVVGEQARAMHQAASLEGSWGEESVLVPDIDAAVALLRAELRPGDVVLAKASNSAGLWRVAEALLAAGDAGGRKP; via the coding sequence TTGATCCGGCTCAGCCTCGCCGACATCGCGGAAGCGGTGGGCGGCAGGCTTCATCGTGCGGAAAGCTCGGAGATCGTAAGCGCGGGTGTCGAGTTCGACTCGCGCAAGATCGAACCCGGCGGGCTGTTCGTGGCCGTGCCCGGGGAACGGGTCGACGGGCATGACTTCGCGGCGCAGGCCGTCGCGAATGGTGCGGTGGGCGTGCTCGCCGCGCGGGAGGTCGACGCCCCGGCAGTGATCGTGCCGCGGGTGAGCGGCGACGCGGCGGGCGCGCTGGCGCTGGCCGGTGACGTGGACGGGTCCGGCGCCGCGGTGCTGGCCGGGCTGGCGAAGCTGGCCCGCCACGTGGTCGACCGGCTGCCGCAGCTCACCGTGGTCGGCGTGACCGGCTCGTCGGGCAAGACGTCCACGAAGGACCTGATCGCGCAGCTGCTGGAACCGATGGGGCCGACGGTCGCGCCGCCCGGCTCGTTCAACAACGAGCTCGGCCACCCGTGGACCGTGCTGCGCGCCGACGAGGGCACCCGGCACTTGGTGCTGGAGCTGTCCGCGCGCGGCGTCGGACACATCGCGAACCTGTGCGAGGTGGCTCCGCCGCGCATCGGCGCGGTGCTCAACGTCGGCCACGCGCACCTCGGCGAGTTCGGCTCGCAGGAGGCGGTGGCGCAGGCCAAGGGCGAACTGGTCGAGGCGCTGCCCGCCGACGGCGTGGCGGTGCTCAACGCCGACGACCCGCTGGTCGCGGCGATGGCCGACCGGACGAAGGCCCGCGTGGTTTTCGTCGGGGAAAGCCCCGGCGCGCAGGTGCGCGCGGCGGACATCGAGGTCGACGAGCTGGCGCGACCGACGTTCACGCTGGTCACCGCGCAGGGTGAGGCCCGGGTGACGCTGCCGCTTTTCGGCGAGCACCACGTGGGCAACGCGCTGACCGCGGCCGCCATCGCGCTGGAGCTCGGCGCGACCGTCGAGCAGGTGGCCGAGCGGCTCGGATCGGTGCGCCGGGTGTCCGCGCGGCGCATGGAGGTCAGCGAGACACCGGGCGGCGTCACGGTCGTCGACGACGCCTACAACGCCAACCCGGAATCCGTCCGGGCGGCGCTGAAGACGCTGGCCGCGATGACCCGCGGGCGCCCGGGCCGGGCGTGGGCGGTGCTGGGGCCGATGGCCGAACTCGGCGAGTTGGACGTACAAGCGCACGACGAGATCGGGCGGCTGGCCGTCCGCCTGAACATCGACCGGCTGGTGGTGGTCGGCGAACAGGCCCGGGCGATGCACCAGGCGGCATCGCTGGAAGGGTCGTGGGGAGAGGAGTCGGTTCTGGTGCCGGACATCGATGCGGCCGTCGCGCTGCTGCGCGCCGAGCTGCGTCCCGGTGACGTGGTGCTCGCCAAGGCGTCGAACTCCGCCGGGCTGTGGCGGGTCGCCGAAGCCCTGCTGGCCGCGGGAGATGCAGGGGGGCGCAAGCCGTGA